Within the Opitutaceae bacterium TAV5 genome, the region GGTCCAGCATTTCCTCGCCATGCGCGTCGAAGGCATCGTCACCGTCAACTCGCGCTTCGATCCCTCCAGGCTCCTGGCCAGGTCCGGAATCCCGCTCGTCCACATCGATCCCTACGACGAAACGTTGCTTCCGCACGTGCGCATGGATCGCGCCGCAGCCATGGAGGCGCTTGTCCTCCACGCCACCTCGCTCGGCCATCGCCGCTTCGTCCTCCTCGGCATGCCCGAAAACGAATTCGGCGAACGCTGGCGCGGTCTCCGCGCCGGTTTCAGCCGGGCCGGCATCGATGAAACGCGCGACGTTCGCGGCATCGACCGCGGCGACCCCGATCCGCCCGATTACGACCACGGCCGCACGCTCGCCGGCGACCTGCTCGACAGCGGCTTCGTCCCGACGGTCATCCTCGCCGTTAACGACCGTGTTGCCATCGGCGCCATGAACCGCCTTTCCGAGGCCGGCTGGCAGATCCCCCGAAAATGCTCCGTCACCGGCTTCGACAATCTCGACATCGGCAACCACTGGAACCCCCGCATCACCACCATCGACCACCAGGCCGAGGAGCTCCTCGTCAGCGGCCTCGAGCTCCTCTTCCGCCGCATTCTCCGCCCCCGCTCCGGATCGACCTACACCGAAACGATCGCCCCCCGCCTCATCCCCCGCCAATCCACCCTCCCGCCCTCCGCCTGACGCTCCGGTGAAACCCCGATCCGCCAAGATCGAAAGATGCCTTGTCCCCATAAATCACACACGAGTGTGATTTATTCTTGCCATCAGCCAAAACCTCCTCCTCGCTTGCCGTCACTCCACCACGTTTTCCCGCACCCAGGCGCCCCGCATGAATCCCTTGTCACACCACCCGCTGCTGCCCTGCCTCCTCGTTCTCGTCACGAGTCTCGCCGCCCCGGCCCGTGCGGCCACCCTTGTTGTTGATCCCGCCGCCGCCGCGGTGGAGCCGGCCGGGTCCGCCGGAAACACTTTCCGCACCCTCCAGACCGCCCTCGATCGCGCGCAACCCGGCGACACCATCGACATCCGCCCCGGTATTTACCGCGAACACCTTCGCCTCACGCGCGGCGGCCGGCCCGGCGCTCCCGTCACCCTTGCCGGCCGCCCGGGCGCCATCCTCGACGGCAGCATCGCCGGCCGGCTCGACTGGCAACCCGCCCCCGACATCGCTCCCGGCGTCTGGCGCGCCCCGCTCGATTTCCACGCGTTCACCATTGCCGCCAATGGCAAGCTCGTCACCACCCTCGACGAAAAACGCACCGACCCCTCCCGCGAAAAACAACTCCGCCCCCGCGACAATATCCGCTGGCCCGCCGCCTTTCGCGACGGCATCGGCCCCTCCGGCTGGGAGGGTGTCAAGGCCCTCGCCCTCTACCGCCACGAGGCCCGCGAACTCCTTCTCCGTTTCCAACAAAACCTCGATCCCCGCACCCTCGACCTCGCCATCGCGCCGAAAACGCCCCTCATCACCATCGACGGCGCCAGCCATGTCGTCGTCCGCGGCCTCGCCCTCCGCAACGCCGCCTACGGCGTCCACGTCACCCGCGCCGCCGATGTGATCGTCGAACACTGTGCCATCGGCCCCATCGACTTCGGCCTCCACCTCGGCGAAGGCAGCGAACGCGTCACTCTCCGCCACAACGAAATCTGGATGGCTCCTTACGCTGGCGCCGACCCTCGCCAGCCCGGCCAGTGGGATGCCTGGCAAGCCTGCAAAAGTGGTGGCTACTACGACCGCTACGCCGTCCGCATCGCCAGCAGCCGCGGCCACCACGAAATCCACGACAACCTCATTCGCGATCACTGGGATGGCATCCAGTCCGGCTTTCCCGGCACCCCGGAGGAAAACGCCGCCGTCCACGTCCACCACAACCGCCTCGTCAACATCTTCGACGACGGCTTCGAAACCTCCGGAGGCCAGACCGGCAGCCGCTGGCACGACAACCTCATCGAAAACGCCCGCGTGGCTGTCCGCATCAAAGACCCCGCCGCCGGCCCTCTCTACATCTACCGCAACCTCTTTCTCCGAAACCTCCAGGACTTCCGCAACTGGGCCGGCAAGGACGGCCCCGTTCCCGGTGTCCAGGTCCGGATTTACCACAACACCTCCACCTCCGGCGCCGCCTACAACATGAGCTACGCCGCCGGCTCCACCATCACCACGCCCGGTTTTCATTTTCACAACAACCTCTTCTGGACCCGCACCTGGCTCCGTCGGGACAACGCTGCCAGAGTCACCTACCCGCCGCCCGACTGGCAGGGCGACTACAACCTCTATGCCCGCTCCACGCCCGCGCATCCGCGTCCCGGCGAAGCGCCCTTCACCCCGCAAAACCTGGCCGATCTCGACCGGAACTGGGCCGATGCCCGCGCCCTGGCGCAGCAAGCCGGCCGGGACATCCACGCCCTCTGGCTCACCGACCGCGCCCCCGGCCTGACCGATGCCGCCGCCGCCGACCTCACGCTTGCCGCCGACAGCCCCGCCCGCGCCGCCGGCCTCGATCTCTCCGCGCTGGCGGAAAAACTCCCCGGCTGCCCGCCCGGTTATTTCCGCGGCGAGCGCCCCGACATCGGCGCTCTCCAGTTTGGCGAACCGATGCCGCGCCTCCCCCGCCCGCCACCCGCAATCACCACCGCCAGCCAGAATCCAAAACCGTAAATCCGCACGTCTTCACTCCTCACCCGCCCATGAAAAAACCGATCATCTCCTCCATCCTGCCCGCCTTCACGCTCCTCCTCGCCTCTCCGCTGTCCGCCCGGACTGCCACCTGGCAGGGCACCGCCGGAGACGGCAAATGGACTACCACGGCCAACTGGGCAGACGACACGCCCCCCACCGAATTGCTCGACGCCATCTTCGATACAACCGTCGCGCTCACGGTCGATCTCGATGGCGCCGATGTCATCGCGCGCAGCCTCGACGTCACCACCGCGTCCACCTCCGGTCGCAC harbors:
- a CDS encoding LacI family transcription regulator; amino-acid sequence: MAKKSPVVRSTAELADHLGLSRWTVSHGLNDRPWVKEETRRRIQDAARELGFTPNPLARGLQNGRTGMIGVCFNELENPIIVKKISILQRLLQERGYQGLIELTLGKPDVEQRVVQHFLAMRVEGIVTVNSRFDPSRLLARSGIPLVHIDPYDETLLPHVRMDRAAAMEALVLHATSLGHRRFVLLGMPENEFGERWRGLRAGFSRAGIDETRDVRGIDRGDPDPPDYDHGRTLAGDLLDSGFVPTVILAVNDRVAIGAMNRLSEAGWQIPRKCSVTGFDNLDIGNHWNPRITTIDHQAEELLVSGLELLFRRILRPRSGSTYTETIAPRLIPRQSTLPPSA